GAGGTCGGAATCGAGGAGCACGTGCTCAACGGGCTCCGGCAGTCGCTCGGCAAGAACAGATTCGAGATACTCGAGAGCTTCGACTTCCTCGCACGCGAGAGCCTCGAGCGCCGCGGGAGCGAGGGCGCTCGGCACACCATCCACGAGCAGCCCGAAAGCCTCTGTCTCGCGCGTGAACGCATACGCCTCCTCGATGATCGCCGCGCGCTGCACCGTGGGAAACGCCCACGCGAGCGACTCCGCAAGGCTCGCCGCCCTCGCCTCCCGCTCGGGATAGTCCGCAAGGTGGCGCAGCATGTGGCGCCGCCTCACCTTCACCCCTTTTCTTCCGACGCTTGCCGAGAGCGCAGCGCGCGGACTTTCGCCCGTGCGGGCCTCTCCCTCATGAAGACCATCGAGGCTCACGTCTCCGAAGCGCGTCCCGGCGAGGGAGCCGAGGTAGTTGGAGCGCAAATACGCCAGGCAAAGGTCGGCCCAGCGGCGTGCCGGGGAGGCGTCGGAAAACTCCTCGAATTCGCGCGTGACCTGCCACGTTTCGCCGTCGTTGCCAATGAGCCCGCCCACCCACGAGGCGTGAATGATGCTCGTCCACGTTTCGTGGCTCGTGTGTGCGGCGGCGGCGAGGCGGCGCGCCTCTCGCAGGGGGATGCCGCCGCGCTTGAGCACCGACGGGGGGTCGGCGTGCCACGTGGCGATCGTTGCGGCGATGCGGCTTGCCTCGAGTGCGGCCTCGAGCGCTTGGGCGTCGCGAGCGCCCTCGAATCGTTCGGGCGAAGCTTCGGGGCCAGGGGTTGGGGCGTGCGCGAAAGTGCGGTGAACGACGCCGCTGCGAAGGGCGAGGTGAACAGTGCGGGGAATGAGGAGGCGCGGGCCTTCGGGCCCGTTGACTTTGGTGACGAGGCGCGCTTTGGTGAGCTGCCGTGCGAGCGAGGAATCGGGAGAGCCCGTGAGACGCGCGGGGGCGAACGCGAGAGAGTCGGCGATCTCGCGAAGTTCAGCGGGGAGGCTCTCGACTATTTCACGCGCGTCGTCCGGTGTGGGGTCGCTCGAGAGGCGAGGGGCGAGGCCAGCCGGGTGGGGGAGAGCTTCGGAGAGTGCCCGAACGGGGATCAGAGCTCGGCCGTTTTCGTCCGTGTACACGAGGGCAAGGGTCGCAAGCCGGTACACGTGAGGCGCGATCTGCTCGGTTGAGGCGTTCACGGCATGCGCGAGCTGTTCCGGGGCAACGGGTCCCGCGTAGGCGGCAAAGACTTCGGCAAGCTGAAGTTCGGGAAGAACGAGACTGCCGATCGCTTTGTGGACGCTCCCGGGCTGCGCGGCTCGCGCGGCAAGTGGGCCGATCCCGTGGGGGATCGGGGAGGTGAGATCTTGGCGTGCACGCAGAAGCTCGATGAGCCGTGCATCATCGAACTCTCTCAGGGCATCGGCAAGAGTGCGGGCCATGCCTTCAGCCTATCCCCTAGGATGGAGGGGCCCTTCGGGCACGCCCCCATAGCCCAATGGCAGAGGCAGAAGACTTAAAATCTTTTCAGTGTGGGTTCGAGTCCCACTGGGGGTGCCATGCATGCAGGTCCCGCCCCGTGCATGCGCTCGCGTGATATGACGGAGGCGTGGGCTTATTACGGTCGATGACCCACGCACTAAGCAACGGTGAAAGGGACGTGAACGGTCATGATGAGCGAAAAGATCGACGAGCTTCTTCCTCGGATCGAGGCGGCGCTCGCGCGAGGCGGGCGGTCGATGGACGGCCTCCTCATTTTGCTTGCGACTAAGACGCGCACCGCGCAAGAGATTCGCGAGGCCGTGGAGCTTTTCGAGAAGCGGGGCGTAAAGGTGGATGTGGGCGAGAACCGCCAGCAGGAATTCGCGAAGCACGCCGAGCTCGAGGATCTGCACGAGGCTGGAGTCATGCGCCACTACATCGGCACGATCCAGTCGAACAAGGCACGCGACATTTCGCGCTTTGCGGATCTCGTGCATTCGATCGATCGCGAGAGCGCCCTCACGAGCATCGAGAAGCGCGCAGCGAATGACGGGAAGGTGCAGCGAGTCCTCATCCAGGTGAACACCTCGGGCGAGGATTCGAAGGGCGGCTACGACCCGGATCTCGGCCTGCTCACGGAGATCGCGCAGCGCTGCGACGAGAGCGAGTCGCTTGCTCTCGAAGGCCTCATGACGATCGGGACCAACACGGACGACGAAGTGGAGATTCGTCGCTCGCTGCGACAGTTGAGGGAGCTTCGCGATGGGCTCGGCATCGAGGCTGTCAAGGAGTTGTCGATGGGCATGAGTAACGACCTCGAGATCGCGATCGAGGAAGGCGCCACTATTGTTCGCGTTGGTTCGGCGGTATTCGGCCCGAGGGACTATTCTCACTAGTACATCCGGGCCCGAGGGCGCGCAGCGGATTGGCCCACCCGCCACTTCCGAAGAAGGATCCTCGTGCGCCCTACCTCCTATGACACCCTGACGCCCCTCCAGCGTGCCTTCGCGCTTTTCGCCATTGCGATCGGCGGCTTCGGCATCGGCTCGAGCGAGTTCGTGTCGATGGGGATTCTGCCCGATATCGCCCGCTCGCTGCTGCCCGAGCAGATGGCGGCGAATCCCGAGCACGCGATCGCGCAGGCCGGTTGGGCGGTGAGTGCCTATGCGTTCGGCGTTGTCGTGGGTGCCCCCACGGTGTCGCTTCTTGGTGTGAAGATCGCGCGGCCAAAACTCATCATGCTGCTCGCGCTAGGCCTGCTTGTAGGCTCGGTTCTTTCCGCAACGATGCCGGTCTTTGGCCTGCTTGTGCCCGCGCGTTTCCTCGCGGGCCTTCCGCATGGCGCATTTTTCGGCGTGGCCGCCCTGCTCGCTGCCGATGTCATGGGCCCCGGCAATCAGGGCAGAGGCATTGCGCTCGCCCTCATGGGCCTCACGGTCGCGAACCTCGTGGGCGTGCCGCTGCTCACGGCGTTCGGTCAGCAGCTCGGCTGGCGCACGGCTTACTGGATCGTCGCGGGAGTGTTTGCCCTGTCGATCCTCCTCCTGTTCCTCGCGATCCCGCCGCAAGAGGCTCCGAAGGGCCGCAGCGCGAAGGATGAGCTCGCAGCTTTCAAGCAGCCACGCATGTGGATGGTCATCGTGATTGAATGCGTGGGATTCACGAGCTTCTTCGCGATGTATGGCTACATCGCCGACGTCACGGTGAGTGTGGCGGGTATCGATAAGCACCTCATTCCCGTGATTCTTGCGCTCGCGGGCGCCGGGATGACCCTCGGCAATTGGATTGCGGGCCATCTCACTGACTGGTCGTATCGCGCGAGCCTGTTCATTGTGCTCCCGATTTTCATCGTGATGTTCATCGTGCTCATCGCTCTCCGCGAGAATCCCGTGGGCTTCGGCATCGGCGTGTTCCTCGTGAGCGCCACGAGCTCGATCACGAGCCCCCTCATGCAGGCCTGGCTCATGACGAACGCCGGCAAGTCGGTGACCCTCGCCGCTGCCTCGCACCACGGTGCGTTCAACGTCGCCAACTCCCTCGGCGTGATGTTCGGCGGTTTCGTTTTAAGTGCTGGGCTTGGCTTTTCCTCGGTGCTCTCCCTCGCCGGTGGCCTCGCCCTGTTCGGCATGGTGGTCACGTTCGCGGGCCTATGGATCGACCGCGACGGTGTGCACGACATCAATGCGCTCAATGAGGAGAGCGAGGATCAGACCTTCGGCGTGAGCATTCTGCGCACGGAAACGGGGGAGATGCTCGCGATCGCGGCGGGTGCGGGCGGCGAGAGCGTTGCGCTCGAGGCCGACGACTCCTATCTGGAATCGCACCACCGTAAGGAATAGTGCGTCCCTGAAAGTCGTTGAAAGAGGTGTAACTAGACTGTGGGCTCGTAGTGATGCCCTCGAGAAAAGGACACCCCGTGGCGAGAAACAACGGAATTTTGAAGAACAGCCCGGCTTTCAGCAATTCGGGCGGATACGCTCCCGCTCCCGAGTACAACCAGGCACCGGGCGCCCAGCAGCAGTGGGGCCAGCCCCAGCAGCAGTGGGGTCAACCCCAGCAGCAGGCCCCGCAGTACCAGGCACCCCAGTATCAGCAGGACAACTACAGCCAGGCTGATCTCGAGGCGATGTACAACCGCCCGGCCGCCACGGGCTTTGACACGGGCCGCATGACGTGGCGCAACACGATGAATGCGATCACGGCGACCTTCGGCGTGATCATCGCCGTGGCGTTTGTGGTGATGATGCTTCCCACCGTTGCCTCTCTCGTGATCGGCACGGAAGAAGGCCGCCAGATTGGCTTCGCCCTCTCGTCGATCCTTGCGATCGTGGGCGCGATCGGCTCGTTCGTGGCCGTCATTGTGAATGCGTTTAAGAAGCAGCCGAGCATGATCGTCACGCTTGCCTACGCCTTCTTTGAAGGTCTTCTGCTCGGTGGCATCAGCGTGTACTTCGAGAGTGTGTATCCCGGCATCGTGTTCCAGGCCGTGATCGCGACGCTGGCCGTCGCCGGCGCGATTGCTGTGCTGTTCCGCATGGGGAAGCTGCGCACGAGCCCGAAGCTCACGAAGATCTTCTTCGTCGCGTTCGGTGCCTATTTCGTCTTCACGCTCGTGAACCTCGTGCTGGTTCTTCTCGACGTCACGAATATGCGCACGGGCATGCTCGGAATCGTCATTGGCCTCGTCGCCGTGGCCCTCGCGAGCTACAGCCTCGTGATGGATCTTGAGCAGGTCAAGAACGGGATCGACAACGGTGCCCCGAAGGCGTTCGCCTGGACGGCGGCGCTCGGCCTCGCCGTGACGGTCGTGTGGATGTACACGGAGATCCTCCGCATCCTCGCGATCCTGCGCGACAACTGACCGCGCACAACAGGAAACGGCCCGGGCCCCGCGAGGGGCTCGGGCCGACATCATTTTTGGAGTGTCGAGGATCCGACGCCTACTCTGTGACCTCGAGCGAGGCGATTGCCTCCTCGAGACCTTTCACGTGGTCGGGGTGATCGGCGGCAACGTCGGAAACGAGGGCGCTCGGCCCCTTGGGGGTTTCCACGACAATCGCCGTGACGATTGACGCGTCCGTTGTTTCAAGTGGCATACTCTGGCTGTTCTCGTCGAAGCCGTAGGTGGCTTGGACGATCCATGCGGGGTAGCCATCGACCGTGAGCGACTCGCTCTTGTAGTTGGTCACGGTGGGGTTCTTGCCGAACTGCTCAACGACATTAAAGTGGGTCGCGTAGCACTGGAACATTGTGACCGCCATCTGCTCGGTGCCGGGGTATGTGCCCTCGATATCGTCCTGCCATTGAACGCGGCCAACGGTCACAACGCTGTACCAAAACGACTCGACCTGCTTCGCGTAAGCGCCCGTGTCGTAGAGGTAGGGCACGTTCTCGTTCTGGTACCACGGCGCGTCCCATCCCTTGGGCGTCGTGAATTGAAGCCCGCCGCCCTTGATCCTGCTGCCACGTTGGTCGCGTGACACCGTTGGTTTCGTGGACATGAGGCACTGGCTGGTGGGTGCCTCGGTGAAAATCTCGGGTGGCGGCTCGTTCGGGGCTGCCGGCGTTGGCTGCTCTTCCTTTTTGTTCGGGTCACCCTTGGTGTTGACGCCAACCGTGGAGTCGTGCCCCGCGAGGGGTTCTTGTTCGATGCTGCGCATGGCGACTTGTGAAACGAACAAACCGAGTGCGGCAATGAGTGCGATGCCGCCAATCACCACACCGATGACGACCTTGCGAGAGTTGCTTCCCTCATCGCCGTCGTGCATCTGCGCATTGAGTGCAGCGCCCGATTCGGCGCCGAATGATGATTCGCCGGGAGCGCGAGAGGCGTCGGACCCCTGCCCGCCCATGCCGGCCGAGCCTGCGGAAAAATCGGGGAGCCGGGGCTCCGCGGAGCCTTCTGAGCCGGGGCCCTCGTGATCGGGTGTGCTCACGCGCGTCCCTTTCCTTTTCGCCGAGCGTTGTCGTGTGTGCCCTTATTCTCACACCCCGCGCCCATAGGAACATTCAGAAGGCGTCGACCCAGGTCGCGATAGGGTTGAGCACTGTGACTCGGGGTGCCCCGGGCCCAATCGTGGGCCGCGAGGGCTGAGATCAAACCCGTCGAACCTGCTCTGGAAACCTACCTGCGAAGGGATGTCACTCGTGACACAGTCATACTCTGCTGGAATCGAAAAAGCCGTGAGCGCCGCGCGCGAGACCACGCCGCTCGTGCACTGCATGACCAATACGGTCGTTCAAAACATCACCGCGAACGTGCTGCTCGCAGCGGGCCAGGCCCCCGCGATGGTCGATCATCCCGGAGAGGCCGCGACGTTCGCGCAAATTGCGAGTGGCGTGCTTCTCAATACGGGAACGGTCGCACCGCACCAGGTCGAATCGATGCCGCTCGCCGCCGAAGCGGCTGTGAAGGCCGGCGTGCCGTGGGTTCTCGACCCGGTCGCGATCGGCGCCCTGGAAGTGCGCACCGCTCTCGCACATCGCCTGCTTGAGCTCGCTCCCACGGCGATCCGCGGTAACGCCTCGGAAATTTCCGCGCTCGCGGGCCTCGGCGCCGGTGGGCGAGGCGTGGATGCGACCGACTCCGTCGAGGAATCCTTGCCGGCAGCCGCGTCCCTCGCCGAGCGTACGGGCGCGGTTGTCGCCGTGTCGGGCAAGCGCGACCTGATCGTATGGGATCGCGATGGCGAGACGCGTGCGCTCTGGCTCGAATCGGGCCACGACCTTATGCCGCGCGTGATCGGTACGGGCTGCGCGCTCGGCGCCACGATGGCCGGTTATGCGAGCATCGCTCCCGCACTCGAGTCTCTTTTTTCCGACGCCACCTTCGCCCCCATCGACGCGAAGGCCCTCGCAGTGCTGACTGCCCATGCACACTTCGGCGCGGCCGGTCAGCTTGCAGGTGAGCGCGCGGAGCGCCCCGGCTCGTTCGCGGTCGCCTGGATCGATGCCCTTGATGAGCTCAGCGGCGCCGACATCGCCTCGCGCGTGAGCGTGACCGAGGCGTCGGCATGAGTGTTTCCGCTTCGCGCGAGCGCGCGGCGAAAGCCGATTGGGCGCTCTATTTCGTGACCGATTCGGCGATGGCGGGCGGTGCCGAGAAGGTTCCCGCCCAGGTAGCCGAGGCGATCGAGGGCGGCGCCCACGTGATCCAGGTGCGCGATAAGGACCTCGACGACGCCGCCTACCTCGAACTCGCGCGCCGGGTGCGCGATGTTGCCCGCGAGGTGGGTGAGCAGCACGGCCGCGATATCATCGTCATCGCGAATGACCGTGTGGAGGCGGCACGCGAGCTTGGCCTCGACGTTCACGTGGGACAGGGCGACATGCCGGCCTCCCAGGTGCGTGGGCTCCTCGGCGCCGAGGCGATCATTGGCGTGAGCGTGTCGAACGCCGAACAGCTCGAGAGCGTGATCGCTGAGGGCTACGCCGATGTCGTGGGGATCGGCCCGATCTGGAACACCGCGACGAAGACCGATACCGACCCGGCCGTGGGGCTCGAGGGCCTCGCCGCTCTCACCGCGCGTGCACATGAAGCCGGTATCGTGGCGGTCGCGATCGGCGGGATTTCGATCCGCAATGCTGGCGAGGTTGCGGCGACGGGTTGCGACGGTATTTGCGTCGTCTCGGCGATCGCCGCCTCTGACGATCCAGCGACCTCGGCGACGTTCCTTCGCCGCGAATTCGTGATGAACCAGCCACTGTAGTTTCACATCGCTCTGAACAGCGAGCTTTTTCGAGGAGGAAAATCCCATGCGCCCACCCATTGCCCTCACGATTGCCGGAAGCGACCCGAGCGGTGGCGCCGGCATCCAGGCCGATCTCAAGACCTTCACGGCACTTGGAACCTATGGCTGCGCCGTTCTCACGTCGCTCACCGCGCAAAATACGCAGGGCGTTGACGGTGTGTTCACGCCGCCCGCGTCGTTTGTGCGCGATCAGCTCACGACCCTGCTCGACGATGTGTACGTCGACGCGACGAAGATCGGCATGATCCCGAACGCGGAGATCGCCGGGGTGATCGCCGATGTCATCGAGGAACGCCGAAGCGATTTTGGCAAGATCGTTCTCGACCCCGTCATGGTCGCGACCTCGGGCGACATGCTCATGGGCGAGGATGCAATGTCGATTCTCCATGATCGCCTGCTTCCGCTCGCCGACGTGCTCACTCCCAATATTCCCGAAGCGGCCCTCCTGCTTGGCGAAAATCCGGCAACCGACGAGGCCGAAATGAAGGAGCAGGGCCTCAAGCTCATTAACCGCGGCCCGAAATCCGTGCTCGTCAAGGGAGGCCACCTTCGCGGCTCCGCACTCGTGGATGTGTTTGTGCAGCTCGGCAATGTCGTGGACGTGCTCACTGGCGACATGATCAACACCCGCAACACTCACGGCACGGGCTGCACGCTCTCTTCCGCGATCGCCGCACAATACGCACGCGTCGCGGGCGGTGCTGACGCAACGGACATCGGCGTTGTGGCGAGTGCACGCGAATTCCTCCAGAGCGCGATCCTCCACGCGAAAGAGTGGGAGATCTCGAAATCGCCCGAAAGTGGCCACGGCCCCACGAACCATCTCATTACCGTTCAGGGAGTTTAACCATGGCGCTCATCGAACCCGCAGGCGCTCACACCGCCCGAATGTGGGAGGCTACCGCCGATATCCGCGCACGCATCGACGCCCTGCCGTTTCTCACTGAACTCGGCGCCGGCACGCTTGACCCAGAAAAATTCACGTTCTACATCCAGCAGGACGCGCAATACCTCGTGGCCTACCAAAAGTCGATGACGACTCTCGCGGGCAAAGCACCCGGCGCGGATGAGCTTCGCTTTTGGGCGCAGTCAGCCGTCGGCGCCGTTGCCGAAGAAAAGGCGATGCAAGAAGAGCTGTTCACGAACGACACGCTCGCCGCGCATCGCGTTGAAGGACTCGGCATGAGCCTCCATACCGCTGCCTACAGCAACTTCCTGCTCGCAAGCGCCACCTACGACACGTACGCGGTTGCCGCCGCGGCCGTGCTTCCGTGCTACTGGATCTACGCTGAAGCGGGCGTGGCCGTGCTCGAGGCGAGTAAGGGCGCGCTCGAGGGCCACCCTTACGGTACGTGGGTCGAGGCGTATGCAGACGACTCCTTCACGAGAATCGCGCGCAAAGCCGTGCAGATCGTGGAAGAAGCGTGCGAGGCCGTGGGCGTGGCCGAACGCGAACGCGCCATCGAAGCATTCCGCCAGGCCACGCGCTTCGAGGAACTGTTCTGGACGCAGCCCATGGACGATCCGGCAGATCGCATTCTCATTTGAGGCGCGGCGTTTAGGCTTGATCCAGAACTCAACACCGCCGTGGGAAAGAGGAGACTCCATGAGTGACCCGCATCTGTGGCTCGAAGACATCACCGGCGAGAAGCAGCTCGCGTGGGTGCGTGAACGCAACGCCCGCACCGAGGCCGAGCTCGACGCCGATCCGCTCACCGCTGAACTCGAAGCGGAGATCCTCGAGATTCTCAACGCGAGCGATCGCATTCCCAGCGTTTCTAAGCGTGGCGATTACCTCTACAACTTCTGGACCGACGCCGAGCACGAACGCGGCGTGTGGCGCCGCACAACTCTCGAGTCTTACCGAACCGAGAACCCCGAATGGGAAACCCTTATTGACGTTGATGCGCTCAACGACGCCGAGGGGGAGGACTGGGTGTGGCACGGCGCCCACGCGCTGCGCCCCGCCGAGGGAGAGCCGTATCGCCGCTTCCTCGTGAGCCTCTCGCACGGGGGAAGTGATGCCGACGTCACCCGCGAGTGGGACCTCGAGACCCGCAGTTTCGTGCCGGAAAGCGAAGGCGGCTTCGTGCGGCCCGAAGCGCGCGGCTTCGTCTCGTGGATCGACGACGACACCGTGTGGGTCGGCACCGACTTCGGCGAGGGGACGCGAAGCAACTCCGGCCACCCGCTCCAGGCGCGCGTGTGGAAACGCGGCACGGCCCTCGCTGATGCCGAGCTCGTGTTCGCGGGCGATCCGAGCGACATGCTCGTCTACCCAAGCCACGACCAGACTCCCGGCTTCGAACGCGACTGGGTCACGGTCATGCACACCTTCTACACCTCGACCACGTATGCCGTGGCTCGCGAAGGCGACGAGTTTCAGCTCCTCAAGGTAGATGTCCCAAGCGACATCGACGTGAGTGCGCACCGCGATCTCGCGATCTTGAGGCCCCGCACCGAATGGTCGACGGGAGACCGCACGTACGCCGCGGGCAGCCTGCTCGCGTGCGACTTCGACGCGTTCATGGCGGGAAGCCGTGACTTCGACGTGCTTTTCGATCCCACCCCCACGACGTCGCTCGATGGCCTCACCATGACGAAGGACTACCTCGTTGTGACCGTCCTCGACGACGTCAAACACCGACTCGACGTTCACTACCGAACCGGCGACGGCACGTGGGTGCGCGAGGACCTCTACCCGGAACTCACGGGCTCGCTCTACGTGGCCGCCGTCGATTCCGACGAGAACAACGACGTGTGGATCACCCGCAACGACTTCCATCTGCCCGCAACCCTCTGCCTCGCGAGCCTTGACGGAATCCGCGAGGGCAGCGGCGCGGGCGAGATCGAGACGATCAAAACGACGCCCGAACGCTTCGACGCGAGCGACGTCACCGTTACCCAGCATTTCGTTGACAGTGCAGACGGCACGCGCATCCCGTACTTTGAGATCGCGAAGGCCCAGGCCACCGTCGGCCCCCGCCCCACCCTGCTGTATGGCTACGGCGGTTTCGAAATATCGCTCACCCCGGCCTACCTCGGCGCGACCGGTAAGGCGTGGATCGAACGCGGCGGCGTGTACGTGCTCGCGAACATTCGAGGTGGCGGCGAATACGGGCCCGCATGGCACCAAGCGGGACTCAAAGACAACCGCCACCGGGTCTATGAAGACTTCTCGAGCGTGGCGCGCGACCTCATCGAACGTGGTGTGACCGATGCGAAGCACCTCGCCGTGCGCGGCGGCTCCAACGGCGGCCTGCTCACAGGCAACATGCTCACGCAGTACCCCGAGCTGTTCGGCGCCGTCGTAATCCAGGTGCCGCTTTTGGACATGAAGCGCTACTCGCACCTTCTCGCGGGCGCGAGCTGGATGGCGGAGTACGGGGACCCCGACACCGACGACTGGGACTTCATCAAGACTTTCAGCCCGTACCACCTGCTGCGCGATGACGTGGAGTACCCGCCCACCTTCGTGCTCACCTCGACCCGCGACGACCGCGTACACCCCGGCCACGCCCGCAAATTCACGGCCGCGCTCGAGGAGCTCGGCGCCCCCGTCAAGTATTGGGAAAACATCGAAGGCGGGCACGGCGGCGCCGCTTCCAACGCGCAAGCGGCACGCATGAACGCACTG
The window above is part of the Dermabacter vaginalis genome. Proteins encoded here:
- a CDS encoding helicase-associated domain-containing protein, with translation MARTLADALREFDDARLIELLRARQDLTSPIPHGIGPLAARAAQPGSVHKAIGSLVLPELQLAEVFAAYAGPVAPEQLAHAVNASTEQIAPHVYRLATLALVYTDENGRALIPVRALSEALPHPAGLAPRLSSDPTPDDAREIVESLPAELREIADSLAFAPARLTGSPDSSLARQLTKARLVTKVNGPEGPRLLIPRTVHLALRSGVVHRTFAHAPTPGPEASPERFEGARDAQALEAALEASRIAATIATWHADPPSVLKRGGIPLREARRLAAAAHTSHETWTSIIHASWVGGLIGNDGETWQVTREFEEFSDASPARRWADLCLAYLRSNYLGSLAGTRFGDVSLDGLHEGEARTGESPRAALSASVGRKGVKVRRRHMLRHLADYPEREARAASLAESLAWAFPTVQRAAIIEEAYAFTRETEAFGLLVDGVPSALAPAALEALACEEVEALEYLESVLAERLPEPVEHVLLDSDLTVTVPGLPGPRVAAVLEWTDVTSRGAGVVARVTGDSIARGLSAGGSADALLDELAALSLTGVPDVLAYLVRDEARKRGQVTVGPATSFITGEEEHLDRLMTSSEASRLGLKRLAPTVVISSGDPGFVMGSARAAGLAPLAAGASGAAAHERMLGTVRGGPVGLELESDAREQALDVEPSEALARIRAAEAGRLDEVSVPQRLLAAIADEHEIQIGIVDGRGGTRVLRVEPLALEGGRLRARDRESGEEFTVLIHRVLLP
- a CDS encoding prolyl oligopeptidase family serine peptidase; the protein is MSDPHLWLEDITGEKQLAWVRERNARTEAELDADPLTAELEAEILEILNASDRIPSVSKRGDYLYNFWTDAEHERGVWRRTTLESYRTENPEWETLIDVDALNDAEGEDWVWHGAHALRPAEGEPYRRFLVSLSHGGSDADVTREWDLETRSFVPESEGGFVRPEARGFVSWIDDDTVWVGTDFGEGTRSNSGHPLQARVWKRGTALADAELVFAGDPSDMLVYPSHDQTPGFERDWVTVMHTFYTSTTYAVAREGDEFQLLKVDVPSDIDVSAHRDLAILRPRTEWSTGDRTYAAGSLLACDFDAFMAGSRDFDVLFDPTPTTSLDGLTMTKDYLVVTVLDDVKHRLDVHYRTGDGTWVREDLYPELTGSLYVAAVDSDENNDVWITRNDFHLPATLCLASLDGIREGSGAGEIETIKTTPERFDASDVTVTQHFVDSADGTRIPYFEIAKAQATVGPRPTLLYGYGGFEISLTPAYLGATGKAWIERGGVYVLANIRGGGEYGPAWHQAGLKDNRHRVYEDFSSVARDLIERGVTDAKHLAVRGGSNGGLLTGNMLTQYPELFGAVVIQVPLLDMKRYSHLLAGASWMAEYGDPDTDDWDFIKTFSPYHLLRDDVEYPPTFVLTSTRDDRVHPGHARKFTAALEELGAPVKYWENIEGGHGGAASNAQAARMNALVHAFLWATVGKK
- a CDS encoding MFS transporter — protein: MRPTSYDTLTPLQRAFALFAIAIGGFGIGSSEFVSMGILPDIARSLLPEQMAANPEHAIAQAGWAVSAYAFGVVVGAPTVSLLGVKIARPKLIMLLALGLLVGSVLSATMPVFGLLVPARFLAGLPHGAFFGVAALLAADVMGPGNQGRGIALALMGLTVANLVGVPLLTAFGQQLGWRTAYWIVAGVFALSILLLFLAIPPQEAPKGRSAKDELAAFKQPRMWMVIVIECVGFTSFFAMYGYIADVTVSVAGIDKHLIPVILALAGAGMTLGNWIAGHLTDWSYRASLFIVLPIFIVMFIVLIALRENPVGFGIGVFLVSATSSITSPLMQAWLMTNAGKSVTLAAASHHGAFNVANSLGVMFGGFVLSAGLGFSSVLSLAGGLALFGMVVTFAGLWIDRDGVHDINALNEESEDQTFGVSILRTETGEMLAIAAGAGGESVALEADDSYLESHHRKE
- a CDS encoding TenA family protein → MALIEPAGAHTARMWEATADIRARIDALPFLTELGAGTLDPEKFTFYIQQDAQYLVAYQKSMTTLAGKAPGADELRFWAQSAVGAVAEEKAMQEELFTNDTLAAHRVEGLGMSLHTAAYSNFLLASATYDTYAVAAAAVLPCYWIYAEAGVAVLEASKGALEGHPYGTWVEAYADDSFTRIARKAVQIVEEACEAVGVAERERAIEAFRQATRFEELFWTQPMDDPADRILI
- the thiD gene encoding bifunctional hydroxymethylpyrimidine kinase/phosphomethylpyrimidine kinase, whose translation is MRPPIALTIAGSDPSGGAGIQADLKTFTALGTYGCAVLTSLTAQNTQGVDGVFTPPASFVRDQLTTLLDDVYVDATKIGMIPNAEIAGVIADVIEERRSDFGKIVLDPVMVATSGDMLMGEDAMSILHDRLLPLADVLTPNIPEAALLLGENPATDEAEMKEQGLKLINRGPKSVLVKGGHLRGSALVDVFVQLGNVVDVLTGDMINTRNTHGTGCTLSSAIAAQYARVAGGADATDIGVVASAREFLQSAILHAKEWEISKSPESGHGPTNHLITVQGV
- the thiE gene encoding thiamine phosphate synthase, with protein sequence MSVSASRERAAKADWALYFVTDSAMAGGAEKVPAQVAEAIEGGAHVIQVRDKDLDDAAYLELARRVRDVAREVGEQHGRDIIVIANDRVEAARELGLDVHVGQGDMPASQVRGLLGAEAIIGVSVSNAEQLESVIAEGYADVVGIGPIWNTATKTDTDPAVGLEGLAALTARAHEAGIVAVAIGGISIRNAGEVAATGCDGICVVSAIAASDDPATSATFLRREFVMNQPL
- a CDS encoding YggS family pyridoxal phosphate-dependent enzyme, encoding MMSEKIDELLPRIEAALARGGRSMDGLLILLATKTRTAQEIREAVELFEKRGVKVDVGENRQQEFAKHAELEDLHEAGVMRHYIGTIQSNKARDISRFADLVHSIDRESALTSIEKRAANDGKVQRVLIQVNTSGEDSKGGYDPDLGLLTEIAQRCDESESLALEGLMTIGTNTDDEVEIRRSLRQLRELRDGLGIEAVKELSMGMSNDLEIAIEEGATIVRVGSAVFGPRDYSH
- a CDS encoding Bax inhibitor-1/YccA family membrane protein — translated: MARNNGILKNSPAFSNSGGYAPAPEYNQAPGAQQQWGQPQQQWGQPQQQAPQYQAPQYQQDNYSQADLEAMYNRPAATGFDTGRMTWRNTMNAITATFGVIIAVAFVVMMLPTVASLVIGTEEGRQIGFALSSILAIVGAIGSFVAVIVNAFKKQPSMIVTLAYAFFEGLLLGGISVYFESVYPGIVFQAVIATLAVAGAIAVLFRMGKLRTSPKLTKIFFVAFGAYFVFTLVNLVLVLLDVTNMRTGMLGIVIGLVAVALASYSLVMDLEQVKNGIDNGAPKAFAWTAALGLAVTVVWMYTEILRILAILRDN
- the thiM gene encoding hydroxyethylthiazole kinase, which translates into the protein MSLVTQSYSAGIEKAVSAARETTPLVHCMTNTVVQNITANVLLAAGQAPAMVDHPGEAATFAQIASGVLLNTGTVAPHQVESMPLAAEAAVKAGVPWVLDPVAIGALEVRTALAHRLLELAPTAIRGNASEISALAGLGAGGRGVDATDSVEESLPAAASLAERTGAVVAVSGKRDLIVWDRDGETRALWLESGHDLMPRVIGTGCALGATMAGYASIAPALESLFSDATFAPIDAKALAVLTAHAHFGAAGQLAGERAERPGSFAVAWIDALDELSGADIASRVSVTEASA